A genome region from Variovorax paradoxus includes the following:
- the lpxC gene encoding UDP-3-O-acyl-N-acetylglucosamine deacetylase, translated as MLQQRTLKSISRAVGVGLHSGQRVELTLRPAPADTGIVFRRVDLPEPVDIRMTAESVTDTRLASTVSTGGAKVQTVEHIMSACAGLGIDNLYIDITADEVPILDGSASSFVFLLQSAGIALQKAPRRFIRVTRKVEVREGEGANEKWASLEPYHGYKLSFEIDFDHRVVNSTGQRVEFDLGTGSYSRDIARARTFGFTKEVEYMRSKGLALGGGLDNAIVMDDTKVLNAGGLRYDDEFVKHKILDAMGDLYIIGKPLLAAYTAFRSGHALNNKLLRELLSHSDAYEVVTFEDEKRAPRGFGEVARAW; from the coding sequence GTGCTGCAACAACGAACCCTCAAGTCGATCAGCCGCGCCGTGGGCGTGGGGCTTCACAGCGGCCAGCGCGTGGAGCTGACGCTGCGACCGGCTCCGGCCGACACGGGCATCGTGTTCCGGCGCGTCGACCTGCCGGAACCGGTCGACATCCGCATGACGGCCGAGTCGGTCACCGACACGCGCCTGGCGTCCACGGTCTCCACCGGCGGCGCGAAGGTGCAGACCGTCGAGCACATCATGTCTGCCTGCGCGGGCCTGGGCATCGACAACCTCTACATCGACATCACGGCCGACGAAGTGCCGATCCTCGACGGGTCGGCCTCGTCCTTCGTGTTCCTGCTGCAGAGCGCGGGCATCGCGCTGCAGAAGGCGCCGCGCCGCTTCATCCGCGTGACCCGCAAGGTCGAGGTGCGCGAAGGCGAGGGCGCCAACGAGAAGTGGGCGAGCCTGGAGCCGTACCACGGCTACAAGCTCAGCTTCGAGATCGACTTCGACCACCGCGTGGTGAACTCCACCGGCCAGCGCGTCGAGTTCGACCTGGGAACCGGCTCCTACAGCCGCGACATCGCGCGTGCACGCACATTCGGCTTCACCAAGGAGGTCGAGTACATGCGCAGCAAGGGCCTCGCGCTCGGCGGCGGCCTCGACAACGCCATCGTGATGGACGACACCAAGGTGCTCAATGCCGGCGGTCTGCGCTACGACGACGAGTTCGTGAAGCACAAGATCCTCGACGCCATGGGCGACCTGTACATCATCGGCAAGCCGCTGCTGGCCGCGTACACCGCGTTCCGCTCGGGCCATGCGCTCAACAACAAGCTGCTGCGCGAACTGCTCTCGCACAGCGATGCCTACGAAGTCGTGACCTTCGAGGACGAGAAGCGCGCGCCGCGCGGTTTCGGCGAAGTCGCGCGGGCCTGGTAG
- the ruvC gene encoding crossover junction endodeoxyribonuclease RuvC: MRILGIDPGLQTTGFGVVDSDGHALRYVASGTISTRHLGTGNLPARLKVLFDGIAEITARYQPDASAVEIIFVNVNPQSTLLLGQARGACVTALVSNNLSVAEYTALQMKKAVAGHGQAAKAQVQEMVRRLLDLPGVPGADAADALGIAITHAQVGRSMARLAEAAELSKTHAGTYRQGRSR, translated from the coding sequence ATGCGCATTCTTGGCATCGACCCCGGCTTGCAGACCACCGGCTTCGGCGTGGTCGACTCGGACGGCCATGCGCTGCGCTATGTCGCCAGCGGCACCATCAGCACCCGGCACCTGGGCACGGGCAACCTGCCGGCACGCCTGAAGGTGCTGTTCGACGGCATCGCGGAGATCACCGCGCGCTACCAGCCCGATGCGTCGGCGGTGGAAATCATCTTCGTCAACGTCAATCCGCAGTCGACGCTGCTGCTCGGGCAGGCGCGCGGCGCATGCGTGACCGCGCTGGTGAGCAACAACCTCTCCGTGGCCGAGTACACCGCGCTGCAGATGAAGAAGGCCGTGGCCGGCCACGGCCAGGCAGCCAAGGCGCAGGTGCAGGAAATGGTGCGGCGCCTGCTCGACCTGCCCGGCGTGCCCGGCGCCGACGCCGCCGACGCGCTGGGCATCGCCATCACGCACGCGCAGGTGGGGCGGTCGATGGCGCGTCTGGCAGAAGCGGCGGAGCTGTCGAAGACGCATGCCGGCACCTACCGGCAAGGGCGTTCGCGCTGA
- a CDS encoding tetratricopeptide repeat protein → MNVVESSAQQQLDEAQALLESLQHPGERAAASLRRAELLNDLGRRAEALAACSRIIEEFGGMPETAVVVPCCQALRLLAHMLRQLHRPADALATLDRLVAAHGQRSEPEIREHIAQALYQRTWLIDEPAARCEACDFMSELLDARADAAFDAWRLDARLLKAELEHHRGLPQDALATLDAAIERFDAGTDPAVVLRVARARLASVANLRELAQHTQAQVLCLQVADQIEAGLADAAPELRLEGVRALTLFFDGLGLDEQARRAELVGWLLERYGRDASSQVRRMAMVRAYDWAVGLRDQGDGEAALAACDRTLVTFARDTDAVVQRTVASTLLNKGYVLLEQLGRTDEALGVYEKLMNTLRDAVAPELQDMLAKATAGRQSCLKRLRKAGPADAGELPPALRDEVRDKVKEGRRHGDAGESLEAIALFDEVLAAHAASTHPELRRQCARALVHKTFCLVALERFDEVIAAADAMDARYGADASTEMQEQVALSLQYKSTALDRLGRPDEEMRVHDQIVARWGNSELPDLRGRVAGALFRKGAALRQAGRLAEAVASYDEAITRTAAARENVLQLWAAKAMINKAKALDKMGDPAGQAKAYRLLIARFGESGDAALRERVANACEWLAEAEGRQGRVEAQRAVLEQALGRFGTALSADQRTRLMRELQALKAKALGRKAKQAFDRVVRRKA, encoded by the coding sequence GTGAATGTAGTCGAGTCCTCCGCGCAGCAGCAACTGGACGAAGCGCAGGCCCTGCTCGAGAGCCTGCAGCATCCGGGCGAGCGCGCCGCCGCGAGCCTGCGCCGCGCCGAGCTGCTGAACGACCTCGGTCGCCGCGCCGAAGCGCTGGCCGCCTGCAGCCGCATCATCGAGGAGTTCGGCGGCATGCCCGAGACCGCGGTGGTGGTGCCCTGTTGCCAGGCGCTGCGCCTGCTCGCGCACATGCTGCGCCAGCTGCACCGGCCGGCCGATGCGCTCGCAACGCTCGATCGCCTGGTCGCCGCGCACGGCCAGCGCAGCGAGCCGGAGATCCGCGAGCACATCGCGCAGGCGCTCTACCAGCGCACGTGGCTCATCGACGAACCGGCAGCGCGCTGCGAGGCGTGCGACTTCATGAGCGAATTGCTCGATGCCCGGGCCGATGCCGCATTCGACGCATGGCGCTTGGACGCGCGCCTGCTGAAGGCCGAGCTCGAACACCACCGCGGCCTGCCGCAGGACGCGCTTGCCACGCTCGATGCCGCCATCGAGCGCTTCGACGCCGGCACCGACCCGGCCGTGGTGCTGCGCGTGGCACGCGCGCGGCTGGCCTCGGTGGCGAACCTGCGAGAGCTGGCACAGCACACGCAGGCCCAGGTGCTGTGCCTGCAGGTGGCCGACCAGATCGAGGCCGGCCTCGCCGATGCCGCGCCCGAACTCCGGCTGGAGGGCGTGCGTGCGCTGACGCTGTTCTTCGACGGCCTCGGCCTCGACGAGCAGGCGCGCCGCGCCGAGCTGGTGGGCTGGCTGCTCGAGCGCTACGGCCGCGACGCCTCGTCGCAGGTGCGCCGCATGGCAATGGTGCGTGCCTACGACTGGGCCGTCGGGCTGCGCGACCAGGGCGACGGCGAGGCCGCACTCGCGGCCTGCGACCGGACGCTGGTCACCTTCGCGCGCGACACCGATGCCGTGGTGCAGCGCACCGTGGCGAGCACGCTGCTCAACAAGGGCTACGTGCTGCTCGAACAGCTCGGGCGTACCGACGAGGCGCTCGGCGTGTACGAGAAGCTCATGAACACGCTGCGCGATGCCGTGGCGCCCGAACTGCAGGACATGCTGGCCAAGGCCACCGCAGGCCGGCAGTCCTGCCTGAAACGCCTGCGCAAGGCCGGACCGGCCGATGCGGGCGAACTTCCGCCCGCCCTGCGCGACGAGGTGCGCGACAAGGTCAAGGAAGGCCGCAGGCACGGCGACGCGGGCGAGTCGCTCGAAGCCATTGCACTGTTCGACGAGGTGCTCGCGGCGCATGCCGCGTCGACGCATCCCGAACTGCGCCGCCAGTGCGCGCGGGCGCTGGTGCACAAGACCTTCTGCCTCGTGGCGCTCGAGCGCTTCGACGAGGTGATCGCGGCTGCCGATGCGATGGATGCGCGCTACGGCGCGGACGCGTCCACCGAGATGCAGGAGCAGGTCGCGCTGAGCCTTCAATACAAGAGCACCGCGCTCGACCGCCTCGGCCGCCCTGACGAAGAGATGCGCGTGCACGACCAGATCGTGGCGCGCTGGGGCAACTCCGAGCTGCCCGACCTGCGCGGGCGCGTCGCTGGCGCGCTGTTCCGCAAGGGGGCCGCCCTGCGCCAGGCCGGCCGGCTGGCCGAGGCCGTGGCCAGCTACGACGAGGCGATCACGCGCACGGCCGCGGCCAGGGAGAACGTGCTGCAACTGTGGGCGGCCAAGGCGATGATCAACAAGGCCAAGGCGCTCGACAAGATGGGCGACCCGGCCGGCCAGGCCAAGGCTTACCGCCTGCTCATCGCGCGCTTCGGCGAGTCCGGCGATGCCGCCTTGCGCGAACGCGTCGCCAACGCCTGCGAATGGCTGGCCGAGGCCGAGGGCCGGCAGGGCAGGGTCGAAGCGCAGCGCGCGGTGCTCGAGCAGGCGCTCGGCCGCTTCGGCACCGCGCTTTCGGCCGACCAGCGCACGCGCCTCATGCGCGAATTGCAGGCACTGAAGGCGAAGGCGCTCGGCCGCAAGGCAAAGCAGGCCTTCGATCGCGTGGTGCGACGCAAGGCCTGA
- a CDS encoding phosphatidate cytidylyltransferase, translating to MNQFLRNLSPTQQVAALFLIVFGVLVIVSTTAFFLSFRERRNPVHDAAWQAELAHFRALLGTTWFMVVVFWIGWALGETVATVLFALIAFFALREFITLSPTRRGDHRSLILAFFVVLPIQFWLVATARFDLFTVFIPVYVFLAIPVASALANDPSHFLERNAKLQWGIMVCVYGMSHVPALLLLSFPGYEGKSAFLVFFLVFVVQTSVLVQHLISRRMQRAPFAPNVSRSFNWTSWGIGIVVASLVGALFSFITPFKFGQALAVSVIACIAGSMGHLVMKALKRDRGIPNWGKKGVGVTGANGLLDRVDALCFAAPIFFHSIRWYFNA from the coding sequence ATGAACCAGTTCCTGCGCAACCTCAGTCCGACCCAGCAGGTCGCGGCGCTCTTCCTCATCGTCTTCGGCGTGCTCGTGATCGTGAGCACCACCGCCTTCTTCCTGAGCTTCAGGGAACGCCGCAACCCGGTGCACGATGCAGCCTGGCAGGCCGAGCTGGCGCACTTCCGCGCGCTGCTGGGCACGACCTGGTTCATGGTGGTGGTCTTCTGGATCGGCTGGGCCCTCGGCGAGACCGTGGCCACGGTGCTGTTCGCGCTCATCGCCTTCTTCGCGCTGCGCGAGTTCATCACGCTCTCGCCCACGCGGCGCGGCGACCACCGCAGCCTGATCCTCGCGTTCTTCGTGGTGCTGCCGATCCAGTTCTGGCTGGTGGCGACCGCGCGCTTCGACCTGTTCACCGTGTTCATCCCGGTGTACGTGTTCCTCGCAATCCCGGTGGCCAGTGCGCTGGCCAACGACCCGAGCCACTTCCTCGAGCGCAACGCCAAGCTGCAGTGGGGGATCATGGTCTGCGTCTACGGCATGAGCCACGTGCCGGCGTTGCTGCTGCTGAGCTTTCCGGGCTACGAGGGCAAGAGCGCCTTCCTCGTCTTCTTCCTGGTGTTCGTGGTGCAGACCTCGGTCCTGGTGCAGCACCTGATCTCGCGGCGCATGCAGCGCGCACCCTTCGCGCCCAACGTGAGCCGCAGCTTCAACTGGACCAGCTGGGGCATCGGCATCGTCGTGGCGAGCCTGGTGGGCGCGCTGTTCTCGTTCATCACGCCGTTCAAGTTCGGCCAGGCGCTCGCGGTGTCGGTCATCGCCTGCATCGCGGGCTCGATGGGGCACCTGGTGATGAAGGCGCTCAAGCGCGACCGCGGCATTCCGAACTGGGGCAAGAAGGGCGTGGGCGTGACGGGTGCCAACGGCCTGCTCGACCGCGTCGATGCCCTGTGCTTCGCTGCGCCGATCTTCTTCCACTCGATCCGGTGGTACTTCAACGCATGA
- a CDS encoding lysophospholipid acyltransferase family protein, whose amino-acid sequence MLAKLTGWLLLGIVRLLTGAQARWYGCPPKAEQRIYFANHQSHADLVMIWAALPEELRSITRPIAARDYWANTPVKRWITTEVFNAVYVERAATAAAPAAATAGIEPVQAASEAPLPQAGRIEPTMEPLLQPMPVPSPAVVDAVPEAQGRLDLPDPPAPPPPTAPDSLGPEAPADASPPASDPLAPLVDALRSGDSIIIFPEGTRGHTGEPQKFKSGLYALATMFPDVVLVPAWIDNVQRVMPKGEIVPVPILCSVTFGAPIRVEEGEERRPFLDRARAAVIALRDV is encoded by the coding sequence ATGCTCGCAAAGCTCACGGGTTGGTTGTTGCTCGGGATCGTACGGTTGCTCACGGGCGCGCAGGCGCGCTGGTATGGCTGTCCGCCGAAGGCAGAGCAGCGCATCTACTTCGCCAACCATCAGAGCCACGCCGACCTCGTCATGATCTGGGCCGCGCTGCCCGAGGAACTGCGCAGCATCACGCGCCCGATCGCGGCGCGCGACTACTGGGCCAACACACCGGTCAAGCGCTGGATCACGACGGAGGTGTTCAACGCGGTGTACGTGGAGCGTGCCGCGACGGCAGCAGCCCCTGCTGCCGCAACCGCCGGCATCGAACCCGTGCAGGCTGCATCGGAAGCACCGTTGCCGCAGGCCGGGCGCATCGAGCCCACGATGGAGCCTCTGCTGCAACCGATGCCCGTGCCTTCACCCGCCGTTGTCGACGCGGTGCCGGAAGCGCAGGGCCGTCTCGATCTCCCTGACCCCCCTGCCCCGCCGCCGCCCACCGCGCCGGATTCCTTGGGACCCGAAGCACCCGCCGACGCGTCGCCCCCCGCTTCCGACCCGCTTGCACCGCTCGTCGACGCGCTGCGCAGCGGCGACTCGATCATCATCTTTCCCGAAGGCACGCGCGGCCACACCGGCGAGCCGCAGAAGTTCAAGTCGGGCCTCTATGCGCTGGCCACCATGTTCCCCGATGTCGTGCTGGTCCCGGCCTGGATCGACAACGTGCAGCGCGTCATGCCCAAGGGCGAGATCGTGCCGGTGCCCATCCTCTGCTCCGTGACCTTCGGCGCGCCGATCCGCGTCGAGGAAGGCGAGGAGCGCCGCCCTTTTCTCGACCGTGCGCGCGCCGCCGTGATCGCATTGCGCGACGTCTGA
- a CDS encoding DUF2809 domain-containing protein — MIRAMRWRFDPLSLAWAVALFVLLVLLATVGARWGWLRSFFGDVLAVVWVYFVFKTAIGARVLPLALAALAVGCAVELGQYLASAWHLRIPNRALRIVLGSTADWWDVLAYTIGFASVLALEGLRDAVRAVRPRTSAP; from the coding sequence ATGATACGGGCCATGCGATGGCGTTTCGATCCTCTTTCCCTGGCGTGGGCGGTGGCCCTGTTCGTGTTGCTCGTGCTGCTGGCCACCGTCGGCGCACGCTGGGGGTGGCTGCGAAGTTTCTTCGGCGACGTGCTGGCCGTGGTGTGGGTGTACTTCGTGTTCAAGACCGCGATCGGTGCGCGCGTGCTGCCGCTGGCGCTGGCCGCGCTGGCCGTGGGATGCGCGGTCGAGCTGGGGCAGTACCTGGCGTCGGCGTGGCACCTGCGCATTCCGAACCGCGCGCTGCGCATCGTGCTCGGCAGCACCGCCGACTGGTGGGACGTGCTGGCCTACACGATCGGCTTCGCGTCGGTGCTGGCCCTCGAAGGCCTGCGCGATGCCGTCAGGGCAGTTCGGCCGAGGACATCCGCGCCATGA
- a CDS encoding transglycosylase domain-containing protein, with amino-acid sequence MKALLRLIACLVMAGVALELFFVVRIAAMAVIDPQSTSFQRSEAWQVAIHKGSEGGWRQEWVPYAQINDTLKRAVIASEDAGFVDHNGVEWEAIERARQRNAKAEELAAKRAARAAARGKPVQPVRLRGGSTITQQLAKNLLLSGERTMLRKGQELVLATLLEVFLDKRRILELYLNNVEWGEGVFGAEAASQYYFRKSAARLTANEAARLAVMLPSPKFFERRPGSPYLSGRASTVMARMSSAELP; translated from the coding sequence ATGAAAGCCCTGCTGCGCCTCATCGCCTGCCTCGTGATGGCGGGCGTGGCGCTCGAGCTGTTCTTCGTGGTGCGCATCGCGGCCATGGCGGTGATCGATCCGCAGAGCACCTCGTTCCAGCGCTCAGAGGCCTGGCAGGTCGCCATCCACAAGGGCAGCGAAGGCGGCTGGCGGCAGGAGTGGGTGCCGTACGCGCAGATCAACGACACCCTCAAGCGCGCGGTCATCGCGAGCGAGGACGCAGGCTTCGTCGACCACAACGGCGTGGAGTGGGAAGCCATCGAGCGCGCGCGCCAACGCAACGCCAAGGCCGAGGAACTGGCCGCCAAGCGCGCCGCGCGTGCGGCTGCGCGCGGCAAGCCGGTGCAGCCGGTGCGCCTGCGCGGCGGCTCGACGATCACGCAGCAGCTGGCCAAGAACCTGCTGCTGTCCGGCGAGCGCACGATGCTGCGCAAGGGCCAGGAGCTGGTGCTCGCCACGCTGCTCGAGGTGTTCCTCGACAAGCGGCGCATCCTCGAGCTCTACCTCAACAACGTCGAGTGGGGCGAAGGCGTCTTCGGCGCGGAAGCCGCGTCCCAGTACTACTTTCGCAAGTCCGCCGCGCGGCTTACCGCCAACGAGGCGGCGCGCCTCGCGGTGATGCTGCCGAGTCCCAAGTTCTTCGAGCGCCGGCCCGGCTCGCCTTACCTGAGCGGACGCGCGTCGACCGTCATGGCGCGGATGTCCTCGGCCGAACTGCCCTGA
- the aroE gene encoding shikimate dehydrogenase, producing the protein MDLYCVMGNPVEHSRSPRIHARFAELCGQQIEYGRRLVPVGAFAEGIAAFRREAAERGDTARGCNITVPFKLDAAALAQHTSERATLAQAVNTLRFADDGSIHADNTDGIGLVNDIVHNAAVPLAGKALLLIGAGGAAAGVLGPLLDAGASRVVVANRTVGKAVELVRRHAAIALRHGASLEAWALDEVPGSFDVVVNATASSLAGDAVPVNASVLREGGLAVDMMYGPAAAGFMAWAEAHGATARDGLGMLVEQAAEAFEIWRGVRPPSAQVLAEVRAELK; encoded by the coding sequence ATGGACCTGTACTGTGTAATGGGCAATCCCGTCGAGCACAGCCGCTCGCCGCGCATCCACGCGCGCTTTGCCGAACTCTGCGGCCAGCAGATCGAATACGGCCGGCGGCTGGTGCCGGTCGGCGCCTTCGCCGAAGGCATCGCGGCCTTCCGTCGGGAAGCCGCCGAACGCGGCGACACCGCACGCGGCTGCAACATCACCGTGCCCTTCAAGCTCGACGCCGCCGCGCTGGCACAGCACACCAGCGAGCGCGCCACGCTCGCGCAGGCGGTGAACACGCTGCGCTTCGCGGACGACGGCAGCATCCACGCCGACAACACCGACGGCATCGGCCTCGTCAACGACATCGTGCACAACGCGGCGGTGCCGCTCGCCGGCAAGGCGCTGCTGCTGATCGGCGCGGGCGGCGCGGCGGCCGGCGTGCTCGGACCGCTGCTCGACGCCGGCGCCTCGCGCGTGGTGGTGGCCAACCGCACCGTCGGCAAGGCCGTCGAGCTGGTGCGCCGCCACGCGGCCATTGCGCTGCGCCATGGCGCGTCGCTGGAGGCCTGGGCGCTCGACGAAGTGCCGGGCAGCTTCGACGTGGTTGTCAACGCGACCGCCTCCAGCCTTGCGGGAGACGCGGTGCCGGTGAACGCCAGCGTGCTGCGCGAAGGCGGGCTCGCGGTCGACATGATGTACGGCCCCGCGGCGGCCGGTTTCATGGCCTGGGCCGAGGCGCACGGCGCGACCGCGCGCGACGGGCTCGGCATGCTGGTCGAGCAGGCGGCCGAGGCGTTCGAGATCTGGCGCGGCGTGCGCCCGCCGTCGGCGCAGGTGCTGGCCGAAGTGCGCGCCGAGCTGAAATGA
- a CDS encoding energy transducer TonB, producing MNFKDLSTLQIALGVSVIAHAALLAVRFVDPESFNKVFSETPLEVILVNSKTNEKPDPSARVMAQTALAGGGDLDKGRATSPLPPSSFTTMGDSFEDSRRQVEAMQAQQMQLLAQLKRELASMPVPDPRNAGDPTEAAAREDKRRQMVELLAEIERRVNEENARPKKRYLSPATREAAYAIYVDSLRRRIELKGTENFPTAAGRKLYGELKMTITINHDGSVLDTAVDESSGDVTLDRRAQAIVRSVGNFGKFTDAMRKQTDQIVLQSRFKFTRDETIELSSQ from the coding sequence ATGAACTTCAAGGACCTCAGCACGCTGCAGATTGCACTGGGCGTGTCGGTCATTGCGCACGCCGCGCTGCTCGCGGTGCGCTTCGTCGATCCCGAATCGTTCAACAAGGTCTTCAGCGAAACGCCGCTCGAGGTGATCCTGGTCAACAGCAAGACCAACGAGAAGCCCGACCCCAGCGCGCGCGTGATGGCGCAGACCGCACTGGCCGGCGGCGGCGACCTCGACAAGGGCCGTGCCACCAGCCCGCTGCCGCCGTCGAGCTTCACCACCATGGGCGACTCCTTCGAGGATTCGCGCCGCCAGGTCGAGGCCATGCAGGCCCAGCAGATGCAGCTGCTCGCGCAGCTCAAGCGTGAACTGGCCAGCATGCCGGTTCCCGATCCGCGCAACGCCGGCGACCCGACCGAAGCCGCGGCACGCGAAGACAAGCGCCGCCAGATGGTCGAGCTGCTCGCGGAGATCGAGCGCCGCGTGAACGAGGAGAACGCGCGACCCAAGAAGCGCTACCTGAGCCCCGCCACGCGCGAGGCCGCTTACGCGATCTACGTCGACTCGCTGCGCCGGCGCATCGAGCTCAAGGGCACGGAGAACTTCCCCACGGCAGCCGGCAGGAAGCTCTACGGCGAGCTCAAGATGACCATCACCATCAACCACGACGGCAGCGTGCTCGACACGGCGGTCGACGAAAGCTCCGGCGACGTCACGCTCGACAGGCGCGCACAGGCGATCGTGCGCAGCGTCGGCAACTTCGGCAAGTTCACCGACGCCATGCGCAAGCAGACCGACCAGATCGTGCTGCAGTCGCGCTTCAAGTTCACGCGCGACGAGACCATCGAGCTCTCGTCCCAGTAA
- a CDS encoding ribonuclease catalytic domain-containing protein yields the protein MFVLFEEAGKYLGGRVLSEAEASAQVELETGKRVKVKGANIVLRFEKPSPAELIAEARTLAATMDLDLAWEFAPEGEFGFAELAAEYFTDKPSLAQQAAALFGVFEAPHYFRRAGKGRFKKAPAEIVQQALAAIEKKKAVQAQIAEWAGQLAEGVCPAPVREQLYKILFKPDKNAPEYKAVVDAARATQRAPLDLLERAGAIDSPYQFHWRRFLFENFPKGTGFPALAAPAIVDELPVASGVQAFSIDDSQTTEIDDALSVQGLCTGTVTVGVHIAAPALAITPGSAIDNVARARMSTVYMPGYKITMLPDDVVDTYTLLEGGDRPAVSLYARFDEATLELQGTETRLERVPIVANLRHDQLDTVVTQQWLEDTAFQNEHTPETAASLRAPLSFLFRLAKQLKAQREVVRGKPENFNRPDYNFRLVGNDGEPSGSEQVQISTRQRGAPLDLIVSEAMILANSSWGGWLGELGVPGLYRSQASLAPGIKVRMGTRALPHAGLGVKSYAWSTSPLRRYTDLVNQWQIIAAARHGKTAALAAPFKPKDADLFSILSGFDAAYATYNAYQGGMERFWTLKYLQQQGITELEATVIKDLPNGALVRAETLPLVFPVAGQQERGARLRVKLGEIDEIALDVSGTVLERLDTPKADAAADEEGDEDEEVVAGPIAIAVDLNDSEAAPENTPA from the coding sequence ATGTTTGTATTGTTTGAAGAAGCCGGCAAGTACCTCGGCGGCCGCGTGCTGTCGGAGGCCGAAGCGTCGGCGCAGGTCGAGCTCGAGACGGGCAAGCGCGTCAAGGTCAAGGGCGCCAACATCGTGCTGCGTTTCGAGAAGCCGTCGCCCGCCGAGCTGATCGCCGAGGCGCGCACGCTCGCCGCCACCATGGACCTCGACCTCGCCTGGGAGTTCGCGCCGGAAGGCGAATTCGGCTTTGCCGAACTGGCCGCGGAATATTTCACCGACAAGCCGTCGCTCGCCCAGCAGGCAGCCGCATTGTTCGGTGTGTTCGAGGCGCCGCACTACTTCCGCCGCGCAGGCAAGGGACGCTTCAAGAAGGCGCCGGCCGAGATCGTGCAGCAGGCGCTGGCCGCCATCGAGAAGAAGAAAGCCGTCCAGGCGCAGATCGCCGAGTGGGCCGGGCAACTGGCCGAAGGCGTGTGTCCCGCGCCGGTGCGCGAGCAGCTCTACAAGATCCTCTTCAAGCCCGACAAGAACGCCCCCGAATACAAGGCCGTGGTCGACGCCGCGCGCGCCACGCAGCGCGCGCCGCTCGACCTGCTGGAGCGTGCGGGCGCGATCGACTCGCCCTACCAGTTCCACTGGCGGCGCTTCCTGTTCGAGAACTTCCCCAAGGGCACCGGCTTCCCCGCACTCGCGGCGCCCGCCATCGTCGACGAACTGCCCGTGGCCTCCGGCGTCCAGGCCTTCTCGATCGACGATTCCCAGACCACCGAAATCGACGATGCGCTCTCGGTGCAGGGCCTTTGTACCGGCACCGTCACGGTCGGCGTCCACATCGCGGCGCCGGCGCTGGCGATCACGCCGGGCAGCGCCATCGACAACGTGGCGCGCGCGCGCATGTCGACGGTCTACATGCCGGGCTACAAGATCACGATGCTGCCCGACGACGTGGTCGACACCTACACGCTGCTCGAAGGCGGCGACCGCCCCGCGGTGTCGCTCTATGCACGCTTCGACGAAGCCACGCTCGAGCTGCAGGGTACCGAAACCAGGCTGGAACGCGTGCCGATCGTCGCCAACCTGCGCCACGACCAGCTCGACACCGTCGTCACGCAGCAGTGGCTCGAAGACACCGCGTTCCAGAACGAGCACACGCCCGAAACCGCGGCCAGCCTGCGCGCCCCGCTCTCCTTCCTGTTCCGCCTGGCGAAGCAGCTGAAGGCGCAGCGCGAAGTGGTGCGCGGCAAGCCCGAGAACTTCAACCGGCCCGACTACAACTTCCGCCTCGTCGGCAACGACGGCGAACCCTCCGGCAGCGAGCAGGTGCAGATCAGCACGCGCCAGCGCGGTGCGCCGCTCGACCTGATCGTGTCCGAGGCCATGATCCTGGCCAACAGCAGCTGGGGCGGCTGGCTCGGCGAGCTCGGCGTGCCCGGCCTCTACCGCAGCCAGGCGAGCCTCGCGCCCGGCATCAAGGTGCGCATGGGCACGCGCGCATTGCCGCACGCGGGCCTGGGCGTGAAGAGCTACGCCTGGAGCACCTCGCCGCTGCGCCGCTACACCGACCTCGTGAACCAGTGGCAGATCATCGCCGCCGCGCGGCACGGCAAGACCGCCGCGCTGGCCGCGCCGTTCAAGCCGAAGGACGCCGACCTCTTCTCGATCCTGTCGGGCTTCGATGCGGCCTATGCCACGTACAACGCCTACCAGGGCGGCATGGAACGCTTCTGGACGCTGAAGTACCTGCAACAGCAGGGCATCACCGAACTCGAGGCCACCGTCATCAAGGACCTGCCGAACGGCGCGCTGGTGCGTGCCGAGACGCTGCCGCTGGTGTTTCCGGTGGCGGGCCAGCAGGAGCGCGGCGCCCGCCTGCGCGTGAAGCTCGGCGAGATCGACGAGATCGCGCTCGACGTGAGCGGCACCGTGCTCGAACGCCTCGACACGCCGAAGGCCGATGCGGCCGCCGACGAGGAAGGCGACGAGGACGAAGAAGTGGTTGCAGGACCGATCGCCATCGCCGTCGACCTGAACGACAGCGAGGCAGCGCCCGAAAACACGCCCGCATGA